A section of the Leptospira terpstrae serovar Hualin str. LT 11-33 = ATCC 700639 genome encodes:
- a CDS encoding ArsR/SmtB family transcription factor, whose amino-acid sequence MKIKTELSKQQLEQAIKGIQGIAHPIRLLILYTLAKEEKTVGQLVELLGTSQSAASQHLSKMKNNGILESRKSSNQVFYSLKDPKFKDLIQTIVKVYKK is encoded by the coding sequence ATGAAAATAAAAACAGAACTATCGAAACAACAATTGGAACAAGCCATTAAAGGGATACAAGGTATCGCGCACCCTATTCGTTTATTGATTCTATACACCCTAGCAAAAGAAGAAAAAACTGTGGGTCAACTCGTAGAACTACTTGGAACTAGTCAATCAGCAGCATCTCAACACTTAAGTAAGATGAAAAACAATGGAATCTTAGAATCACGTAAGTCATCAAACCAAGTATTCTACAGTTTGAAAGACCCGAAGTTTAAAGATTTAATCCAAACGATCGTCAAAGTGTATAAAAAGTAA
- the rplA gene encoding 50S ribosomal protein L1, producing the protein MKRGKKYIQLKEKVDRTKAYTLGDAVGLAKATSFSKFDGTLEISTKINYKSLQNVRGTISLPHGTGKTIKVLVFCKGDKQNEAKEAGADFVGDMDLIEKVAGGWTDFDACVATPDMMKEVGKLGPVLGRKGLMPKPKAGTVTTDVSKAVKELKAGRIEYRPDKGGVVHLGVGKCSFSDDKLSDNINAVVAALMKDKPSDAKGDYLKSFSVAATMGIGVKVDVKELVNANI; encoded by the coding sequence ATGAAACGCGGCAAAAAGTATATCCAACTCAAAGAGAAAGTCGATCGTACTAAGGCTTATACCCTTGGCGATGCAGTCGGTTTGGCAAAAGCTACTAGTTTTTCCAAATTTGATGGAACATTAGAGATTTCGACTAAAATCAATTATAAATCTCTCCAAAACGTAAGAGGGACAATCTCTCTTCCCCACGGAACTGGAAAAACAATCAAGGTTTTGGTTTTCTGCAAAGGAGACAAACAAAACGAAGCAAAGGAAGCGGGTGCTGACTTTGTCGGTGATATGGATCTGATTGAAAAGGTGGCTGGTGGTTGGACTGATTTTGACGCTTGCGTTGCTACTCCTGATATGATGAAGGAAGTGGGTAAACTTGGTCCGGTTCTTGGGCGTAAGGGCCTTATGCCAAAACCAAAAGCAGGAACAGTGACTACTGATGTATCAAAAGCAGTAAAAGAACTCAAAGCCGGTCGAATTGAATACCGCCCTGACAAAGGGGGAGTGGTTCACTTAGGTGTTGGAAAATGTTCCTTCTCTGATGACAAACTTTCTGACAACATCAATGCAGTAGTGGCTGCCCTTATGAAAGACAAACCTTCCGATGCGAAAGGTGATTACCTAAAGTCTTTCTCTGTTGCGGCAACTATGGGAATCGGCGTGAAAGTCGATGTGAAAGAACTAGTAAACGCGAACATATAA
- the rpoB gene encoding DNA-directed RNA polymerase subunit beta, whose amino-acid sequence MHTRMQIRNRVNFGKITDLNLLPNLIYVQKKSFDWFLQSEVKDPTKRLNQGLEAVFRESFPIESPNNDMVMEYGHYILGEPKRDPQECKDTDSSFAVPLKAVIRLIIKDTGEIREQVVYMGDLPVMTDHGTFIINGAERVVVSQLHRSPGIFFSYDQVRDTFSARVIPYRGSWLEFEMDNKGILVAKIDRKKKFPATLLVKAMGMGTNEEVLRLFYGSSKMKIAGANPKDLKRLIGRRTIADIINMETGEVMLDAGSKINEDNISILREMKVKDVDVIEFPKGKDNPVLINCLEKDGVNDYEDAVKKFHTIMRPGEPSTIENAEAELKRLFFSPKTFDLGIVGRYKINSKFEFNNPKDFAKAEDRVLRKHDIIETVRYLVMLMSEAENYYPDDIDHLGNRRIRSVGELIANQLKLGFSRVERVIKERMTVQEPEQQTPQLLISIKPITAVINEFFGSSQLSQFMDQTNPLAELTHKRRLNALGPGGLSRDRAGFEVRDVHYSHYGRMCPIETPEGPNIGLILSMSSFARVNDYGFIETPYRLVKNGKVQKQVEYLTADKEEYHYMAQSNSTVDDKGEFTSKLISTRHRGDFPFRSPAEIQYMDLAPLQVVSVSTALIPFLEHDDANRALMGSNMQRQAVPLLTEEAPFVGTGMEARAAYDAGVCIVAKKDGVVSKVDATGVWIKEDQSKEIVHYPLIKFKKTNQGTCFNQKPNVAMLHTTTGGKVSKVSKERVELTASNGEKEIHELFHSEEVQFVAVVKEGQDLGIGAPVAGQIIKGEKYGDFGQILQKGTVLANGPSTDAGYLALGRNVLVAFMPWEGYNFEDAILISERIIKDDVFSSIHIEEFEIQARETKLGQEQITRDIPNLSDKAFRDLDESGVIRVGAEVKPGDILVGMVTPKGETDLTPEYKLLHSIFGEKAKEVRDSSLRMPNGFEGTVIDIKRYSRETGDELAAGVEEMVKVYVARKRKLLVGDKMAGRHGNKGVVARVMAQEDMPYMEDGSPVDIVLNPLGVPSRMNLGQIFETQLGFAAKKLGINFETPVFDGATEGDVHEFCKKAGLPENSKFQLYDGRTGEKFINQVFCGYIYMLKLAHLVDDKIHARPTGPYSLVTQQPLGGKAQFGGQRLGEMEVWALEAYGASHTLQELLTIKSDDMLGRARIYEAIVKGIHSIKPGIPESFNVLVQELRGLALDIIIKDSEGLEVDISDYEDEFSKNKKKIKFETIENV is encoded by the coding sequence ATGCATACCCGAATGCAAATTAGAAACCGGGTAAATTTCGGTAAAATTACCGACCTCAATTTACTTCCTAATCTTATCTACGTACAGAAAAAATCCTTTGATTGGTTTCTCCAGTCGGAAGTGAAAGATCCGACGAAACGTTTGAACCAAGGGTTGGAAGCGGTTTTCCGCGAATCCTTCCCCATCGAATCGCCAAACAACGATATGGTCATGGAATATGGCCATTATATCTTGGGTGAACCAAAACGTGATCCACAAGAGTGCAAAGACACTGATTCTTCTTTTGCTGTTCCACTAAAAGCAGTCATTCGACTGATCATCAAAGATACCGGAGAGATCCGGGAGCAAGTTGTCTACATGGGAGACCTTCCTGTGATGACAGACCACGGAACTTTCATCATCAACGGTGCAGAAAGAGTAGTGGTGAGTCAGCTTCACAGATCCCCTGGTATTTTCTTTTCTTACGACCAAGTGCGAGATACATTTTCTGCACGGGTCATTCCTTACCGAGGTTCTTGGTTGGAATTCGAGATGGACAACAAGGGAATCCTTGTAGCGAAAATCGACCGTAAGAAAAAATTCCCAGCGACCCTTCTTGTCAAAGCAATGGGAATGGGAACGAACGAAGAAGTACTTCGTCTTTTTTACGGATCTTCAAAAATGAAGATTGCAGGTGCCAATCCAAAAGACCTAAAACGTCTGATTGGACGCCGAACCATCGCTGATATCATCAACATGGAAACGGGAGAGGTAATGCTCGATGCCGGTTCCAAAATCAATGAAGATAATATCTCCATCCTTCGTGAAATGAAGGTAAAAGATGTGGATGTCATTGAATTTCCGAAAGGAAAAGACAACCCAGTTCTTATCAACTGTTTGGAAAAAGACGGCGTGAACGACTACGAAGACGCAGTTAAAAAATTCCATACAATCATGAGACCAGGGGAACCATCTACGATTGAAAACGCAGAAGCGGAACTAAAACGCCTCTTTTTCTCTCCTAAAACTTTTGATTTGGGAATCGTAGGTCGTTACAAAATTAACAGTAAGTTTGAATTCAATAACCCGAAAGATTTTGCGAAAGCAGAAGACCGTGTCCTTCGTAAACACGACATTATTGAAACAGTTCGTTACTTAGTCATGCTCATGTCAGAAGCGGAAAACTACTATCCGGATGACATTGACCACTTAGGAAACAGAAGGATTCGTTCCGTTGGTGAGCTCATTGCGAACCAATTAAAACTAGGATTCTCTCGCGTAGAACGAGTGATTAAAGAAAGAATGACAGTTCAGGAGCCAGAACAACAAACTCCTCAGCTTCTCATTTCCATCAAACCAATCACTGCCGTGATCAATGAATTTTTTGGTTCCTCACAACTTTCTCAGTTTATGGACCAAACAAATCCACTCGCAGAACTTACCCACAAACGTAGGTTAAACGCACTTGGTCCTGGAGGACTTTCTCGCGATAGAGCTGGTTTCGAAGTTCGTGACGTTCATTATTCTCACTATGGTCGTATGTGCCCAATTGAAACACCGGAAGGTCCAAACATTGGTCTCATTCTTTCCATGTCTAGTTTTGCACGTGTAAACGATTACGGTTTTATTGAAACTCCTTACCGCCTTGTCAAAAACGGTAAAGTTCAAAAACAAGTAGAGTATCTCACTGCAGACAAAGAAGAATACCACTACATGGCACAGTCAAATTCGACTGTAGATGATAAGGGGGAATTTACTTCCAAACTGATCTCTACTCGCCATAGAGGGGACTTTCCTTTCCGTAGCCCAGCAGAGATCCAATATATGGATTTAGCACCACTCCAAGTGGTTTCTGTTTCTACAGCCCTCATTCCGTTTTTGGAACATGATGATGCGAACCGCGCACTCATGGGTTCCAACATGCAACGCCAAGCCGTTCCACTTCTTACGGAAGAAGCTCCGTTTGTGGGAACTGGTATGGAAGCCCGCGCCGCATATGATGCTGGGGTTTGTATTGTTGCCAAAAAAGACGGAGTGGTATCAAAAGTAGATGCTACTGGTGTTTGGATCAAAGAAGACCAATCCAAAGAGATTGTTCATTACCCACTCATTAAATTCAAAAAAACCAACCAAGGAACTTGTTTTAACCAAAAACCAAACGTGGCTATGTTACACACAACCACTGGTGGAAAGGTAAGTAAAGTTTCCAAGGAACGAGTGGAGCTCACAGCTTCAAACGGAGAAAAAGAAATCCACGAACTTTTCCATTCGGAAGAAGTTCAGTTTGTGGCCGTTGTGAAAGAAGGCCAAGACTTAGGAATTGGAGCTCCGGTTGCCGGACAAATCATCAAAGGGGAAAAATACGGTGACTTTGGTCAGATCCTGCAAAAAGGAACTGTCCTTGCGAACGGTCCTTCCACTGACGCTGGTTACTTGGCGCTTGGTAGAAACGTACTCGTTGCCTTTATGCCTTGGGAAGGTTACAACTTTGAGGATGCGATTCTGATTTCAGAACGAATCATCAAAGACGACGTTTTCTCTTCCATCCACATTGAAGAATTCGAAATCCAAGCTCGGGAAACGAAACTTGGACAAGAACAAATCACTCGCGACATTCCCAATCTTTCGGACAAAGCGTTCCGTGATTTGGATGAGTCCGGTGTGATCCGTGTGGGTGCCGAAGTAAAACCTGGTGACATCCTCGTAGGTATGGTAACTCCAAAAGGAGAAACAGACCTTACTCCAGAATACAAACTTTTACACTCCATCTTTGGAGAGAAGGCAAAAGAAGTAAGGGATTCCTCACTTCGTATGCCAAACGGTTTCGAAGGAACTGTCATCGATATCAAACGTTATTCCCGTGAAACTGGCGACGAACTCGCTGCCGGCGTGGAAGAAATGGTAAAAGTCTATGTGGCTCGTAAACGGAAACTCCTCGTGGGTGATAAGATGGCGGGTCGACATGGAAACAAAGGGGTAGTCGCACGTGTGATGGCACAAGAAGATATGCCATATATGGAAGACGGCTCTCCTGTGGATATCGTTCTAAACCCACTTGGGGTTCCTTCACGGATGAACCTCGGCCAGATTTTTGAAACCCAACTTGGGTTTGCTGCTAAAAAACTAGGGATCAACTTTGAAACTCCCGTGTTCGACGGAGCGACCGAAGGTGATGTTCATGAATTCTGCAAAAAAGCAGGACTACCAGAAAACAGCAAATTTCAGTTATACGACGGAAGAACGGGCGAAAAATTCATCAACCAAGTATTCTGCGGTTATATCTACATGTTAAAACTGGCCCACTTGGTGGATGACAAAATTCACGCAAGACCTACTGGACCTTACTCACTCGTTACGCAACAACCTCTCGGTGGTAAAGCGCAGTTCGGGGGACAAAGGCTTGGGGAAATGGAAGTTTGGGCTCTGGAAGCATATGGTGCCTCACACACCTTACAAGAGTTACTTACCATTAAGTCAGATGACATGTTAGGACGTGCAAGAATTTACGAAGCGATAGTAAAAGGAATCCACTCGATCAAACCGGGAATTCCTGAATCATTCAACGTTCTTGTACAAGAACTCCGAGGACTTGCTCTTGATATCATTATCAAAGACTCCGAAGGATTGGAAGTGGATATCTCTGATTACGAAGATGAATTCTCGAAAAACAAAAAGAAAATCAAGTTCGAGACCATTGAAAACGTTTAG
- a CDS encoding SDR family NAD(P)-dependent oxidoreductase, producing the protein MELKGANILVTGSAGGLGKAMAYRLGKAGANIILSDIQKDKLDETVTLFQKEGIKTTGIVANVAKEEDSIRLIEEAAAFQGSLDVAILNAGILRDGLLIRVDKETGKVKGKMGIDQWQSVIDVNLTGVFLTAREAAAKMVEQKKGVIIPIASIAMHGNSGQTNYSAAKAGVAAMTVTWSKELAKFGIRVAGIAPGFIGTEMVLKDMNPEALEKWKSIIPVGRLGEPDEIASTAEFIISNDLVTGVVLEISGGVRI; encoded by the coding sequence ATGGAATTAAAAGGTGCAAATATTCTCGTCACCGGATCTGCCGGTGGACTCGGAAAGGCAATGGCTTACCGCTTAGGCAAAGCAGGAGCCAATATCATTCTCTCAGACATCCAAAAAGACAAATTGGACGAAACGGTTACCCTCTTCCAAAAAGAAGGGATTAAAACAACTGGAATTGTTGCCAATGTTGCTAAAGAAGAAGACAGCATTCGGCTGATCGAAGAAGCGGCGGCTTTCCAAGGTAGCCTTGATGTTGCGATTTTGAATGCGGGGATCTTACGAGATGGACTTCTCATCCGTGTGGACAAAGAAACCGGAAAAGTGAAAGGGAAAATGGGAATCGACCAATGGCAATCGGTCATAGATGTAAATTTGACTGGGGTCTTTTTAACTGCTAGGGAAGCAGCAGCAAAGATGGTAGAACAAAAGAAAGGAGTGATCATCCCTATCGCTTCTATCGCTATGCACGGAAACTCAGGACAAACCAATTACAGTGCTGCGAAAGCCGGAGTTGCGGCTATGACTGTGACTTGGTCCAAAGAACTAGCTAAATTTGGAATCCGTGTGGCAGGGATTGCTCCAGGGTTTATCGGAACAGAAATGGTTCTAAAAGATATGAATCCTGAGGCATTAGAGAAATGGAAGTCTATCATTCCCGTAGGAAGACTTGGCGAACCAGATGAAATTGCATCAACGGCTGAATTCATTATCTCCAATGATTTAGTTACCGGTGTGGTTTTAGAAATTTCTGGCGGAGTTAGAATCTAA
- the rplK gene encoding 50S ribosomal protein L11, which translates to MAAKKVVKQIKLQVEAGKANPAPPVGPALGQAGLNIMEFCKQFNERSKTQMGLKLPVVITVYSDRSFTFVTKSPPAALLVMKALGIPGGSATPHTVKVGTIKRAQLEEIAKTKMEDLNANDMDAAINIIAGTCRSMGVNVE; encoded by the coding sequence ATGGCTGCAAAGAAAGTAGTAAAACAAATTAAACTCCAAGTGGAAGCAGGGAAAGCAAACCCGGCTCCTCCAGTAGGTCCCGCTCTAGGTCAAGCCGGACTCAATATTATGGAATTTTGTAAACAGTTCAATGAGAGATCAAAAACTCAAATGGGACTCAAACTTCCAGTGGTCATCACTGTTTATTCTGACAGAAGTTTTACATTCGTAACTAAATCTCCTCCAGCAGCTCTTCTTGTAATGAAGGCGCTTGGCATACCGGGTGGATCTGCCACTCCGCACACTGTAAAAGTGGGAACAATCAAACGAGCTCAACTAGAAGAAATTGCAAAAACTAAGATGGAAGACCTCAATGCGAACGATATGGATGCAGCAATCAACATTATTGCTGGAACCTGCCGTTCCATGGGTGTAAACGTCGAGTAA
- the rplL gene encoding 50S ribosomal protein L7/L12, with amino-acid sequence MSVDALLEQIGSLTLVQAADLVKKMEDKFGISAAAPVAVAAVAGAGGPAAAEEPATFNVILKAHGDKKIDVIKLVREITGLGLADAKTLVEAGGKSVKEGVSKDEAADIKKKLEGVGAQVEVAAAG; translated from the coding sequence ATGTCTGTTGACGCGCTATTAGAACAAATTGGAAGTCTTACACTAGTTCAGGCAGCTGATCTAGTGAAAAAGATGGAGGACAAATTCGGGATTTCTGCTGCTGCACCAGTTGCGGTAGCGGCTGTTGCGGGTGCAGGTGGTCCAGCTGCTGCTGAAGAGCCTGCAACTTTCAATGTAATCTTGAAAGCACACGGTGACAAAAAGATCGACGTTATTAAACTCGTTCGCGAAATCACTGGTCTTGGATTGGCAGATGCGAAAACGCTTGTAGAAGCTGGTGGAAAATCAGTGAAAGAAGGCGTTTCTAAAGACGAAGCTGCTGATATTAAGAAAAAACTCGAAGGTGTTGGGGCTCAAGTAGAAGTTGCTGCTGCCGGTTAA
- the nusG gene encoding transcription termination/antitermination protein NusG, translated as MVLGIRNIGRDVGDSLDKKWYVLQTYSGHENKVKTNIEKMVQQQKLEDQIFAVKIPSMEVAEMKNGKKKVTKKKLMPGYVLVEMNMTDDLRFKIQNLPSVSTFVGGKGKGPEPLSLDEIKNLFSDVGSVESEEVSRPRFLFKVGETLKIIDGPFANFTGLVDEIFPDKGRLRVRVEIFGRSTPVELDYLQVKSEQ; from the coding sequence ATGGTTCTGGGCATTAGGAACATAGGTAGGGACGTGGGCGATTCTTTAGATAAAAAATGGTATGTGCTTCAGACTTATTCCGGTCACGAGAATAAGGTGAAGACAAACATTGAAAAGATGGTCCAACAACAAAAGCTGGAAGACCAAATTTTTGCGGTAAAAATTCCTTCAATGGAAGTTGCCGAAATGAAAAACGGCAAGAAGAAGGTCACAAAGAAGAAACTCATGCCGGGTTATGTTCTCGTTGAGATGAATATGACCGATGACCTTCGATTTAAAATCCAGAACTTACCTTCTGTGTCTACATTTGTAGGCGGAAAAGGAAAAGGTCCGGAGCCACTATCTCTCGATGAGATCAAAAATCTCTTCAGTGATGTGGGAAGTGTGGAATCGGAAGAAGTTTCGAGACCACGTTTCCTATTCAAAGTGGGCGAAACATTGAAAATTATAGATGGTCCGTTTGCAAATTTCACAGGTCTTGTGGATGAAATCTTTCCTGATAAGGGAAGGCTCCGCGTTCGTGTAGAAATTTTTGGAAGATCTACTCCAGTAGAGTTGGATTACCTCCAAGTAAAATCGGAACAATAG
- the rplJ gene encoding 50S ribosomal protein L10, with product MANSSKIEAVAELKGRLEKRPNFILASYSGLTVEDMSNLRAKLRKEGSEMKVIKNNLFLRALKESSEHKNNSIDFGDVYKGPLAAIFSLDALPAVAKVCKDFAKDKKELEIRTGYMDGEVLGKSGVEAIAGLPSKQELLAQVARGINAPATQIASGINQIMASLARAINAVAEKNGN from the coding sequence ATGGCAAATTCATCTAAAATTGAAGCAGTAGCGGAACTTAAAGGTCGTCTTGAAAAAAGACCCAATTTCATTTTAGCATCTTACAGCGGTTTAACTGTTGAAGATATGTCTAACCTTCGTGCGAAACTTCGCAAAGAAGGATCGGAAATGAAGGTTATCAAAAATAACCTTTTTCTCCGTGCATTAAAAGAGTCTTCTGAACATAAAAACAACTCCATCGATTTTGGAGATGTTTACAAAGGACCACTTGCAGCTATTTTCTCTCTGGATGCACTTCCAGCAGTAGCGAAAGTTTGTAAGGACTTTGCAAAAGATAAGAAGGAACTCGAAATTCGAACCGGCTATATGGACGGGGAAGTTTTGGGTAAGTCTGGAGTAGAGGCGATTGCTGGACTTCCGTCCAAACAAGAACTTCTTGCGCAAGTGGCTCGCGGGATCAATGCTCCTGCAACGCAAATTGCTTCTGGAATCAATCAAATCATGGCATCATTGGCACGCGCCATCAATGCTGTAGCCGAGAAAAACGGCAATTAG
- the secE gene encoding preprotein translocase subunit SecE: MKATSFIQECKAELEKVHWPTRQEVVSSTVVVLVTVFIFSLFLSASDFVFLKLLKWFWALGT, translated from the coding sequence ATGAAAGCTACGAGTTTCATTCAGGAATGTAAAGCAGAACTTGAAAAAGTGCATTGGCCTACGCGCCAAGAGGTAGTGAGTTCTACCGTTGTAGTCCTAGTTACAGTATTTATTTTTTCCCTATTTTTATCAGCTTCGGATTTTGTTTTTCTGAAACTGCTAAAATGGTTCTGGGCATTAGGAACATAG
- the rfaD gene encoding ADP-glyceromanno-heptose 6-epimerase has translation MGKKLTLVTGGAGLIGSQIIEDLNHNGNSDILVVDHLGTTEKWKNLQRNFFQDYYEKDQFESLLDSGSPLLNEISEIYHLGACSATTEKDATYLMHNNFHYTKKLAEFAVSKRIPFLYASSAATYGEGEFGYDDKAPIENLKPLNMYGYSKQLFDLYAKKTGIADKLVGLKYFNVFGYGEAHKGDMRSLVLKGYEQIRDSGKLKLFKSYKPEYKDGEQKRDFLYVKDASKISIFLLSERNYGLYNVGRGIAETWNDLANALFTSMGKEVNIEYVEMPDSLKGKYQYYTCAEMEKINQTGYPFGYTNLRDAVGEYVRFLLEEKT, from the coding sequence ATGGGAAAAAAACTAACATTAGTCACTGGTGGTGCGGGTCTTATTGGTTCGCAAATCATAGAAGATCTGAATCATAATGGAAATTCCGATATTTTGGTCGTGGACCATCTTGGGACCACAGAGAAATGGAAAAATTTGCAGAGGAACTTTTTTCAAGACTATTACGAAAAAGATCAATTTGAATCTTTGTTAGATTCTGGAAGTCCCCTCTTAAATGAGATATCTGAAATTTACCATTTGGGTGCCTGTTCCGCCACTACAGAAAAAGATGCTACCTATCTCATGCACAATAACTTCCATTATACGAAGAAACTGGCAGAATTTGCCGTTTCCAAAAGGATTCCTTTTTTATATGCTTCGAGTGCTGCCACTTATGGAGAAGGAGAGTTCGGATATGATGACAAAGCTCCGATCGAAAACCTAAAGCCACTTAATATGTATGGGTATTCTAAACAGTTATTTGATCTTTACGCCAAAAAAACAGGAATTGCAGACAAACTGGTTGGACTCAAATACTTCAATGTCTTTGGATATGGGGAAGCTCATAAAGGAGATATGCGTAGTCTTGTTTTGAAAGGGTATGAACAAATTCGGGATTCGGGGAAATTGAAATTATTCAAATCTTATAAACCTGAATACAAAGATGGAGAACAAAAACGAGATTTCCTTTATGTAAAGGATGCTAGTAAAATCAGTATTTTTCTTTTGAGTGAACGAAATTACGGATTGTACAATGTCGGTAGGGGAATTGCGGAAACTTGGAATGATTTAGCCAACGCATTGTTCACATCCATGGGAAAAGAAGTTAATATTGAATACGTGGAGATGCCAGATTCGCTCAAAGGCAAATACCAATACTACACTTGTGCCGAGATGGAAAAGATAAACCAAACGGGTTATCCCTTTGGTTATACTAACCTCCGGGATGCTGTCGGTGAATATGTTCGTTTCTTATTAGAAGAAAAGACTTAG